CAAAGGTTAATTCTGGGGATTGAGTTAATTGAGAAGTCTTGGTTTTATTTAGTCGAATTGGCATTACCTACTTTTAAAGAACCACTCATCACAACCAATCGCTTTTCTTTGGTGCGGGAAGAAGACTTGGTGCGAGTGAATGTCTAAGTCCAAACACAACACTTTG
This is a stretch of genomic DNA from Aulosira sp. FACHB-615. It encodes these proteins:
- a CDS encoding DUF1392 family protein, which translates into the protein MGIELIEKSWFYLVELALPTFKEPLITTNRFSLVREEDLVRVNV